DNA sequence from the Suttonella indologenes genome:
CTGAGCAGAAAAAAAACCGCTGAAGCGATTCAGCGGTTTTCGTATTCTGGTGCCCAGGGCCGGACTCGAACCGGCACGGTATTTCTACCGAGGGATTTTAAGTCCCTTGCGTCTACCAATTTCGCCACCAGGGCCAAGAGGCGGCAATTATATACCTTGCCTAAAAGAGGTCAAGCCTTTTCTTGGAATTTCCGCTTATTTATTGTCGTATCAATAAATTTTTCTGCGCATTCCACAAGCGGTGGCTATCGCGAAAATCATCGCCCAATTGTGCCAACAAGCGCTCGGCGGCAGCAAATTGCTGAGGACTGAATATCGCCTGCGGCTGACGCAAGACCGCTTCCAAGCTGTGCAATAATTGCTTATCCGCCTGCGGTTCAATCATATTGATGCTATGCTCCGCTGCCCGCAGTTTTAGCAATTGCAGTAATCCTTCCGCCTGCCTGTGCGCAGCACCTGAAATGCCCTGCTGTTCCGCCAAGGCTTTTAAAGCGGCGATTTCCTGCTGCATTGCCTGTTGCTCTGCAGCATAAGGTTCGGGGGCATTGGCAACTTTATCAAAGACTTTCAACACGCCCCATAAACCGGATACCGCCTGAGCAATTTTGCGCTCCGTTTGACTGCCCTGCGCCAATTCTTTTTGCGCCGCATTGACTAAATCTTCGATTTGCGCGGCGTTTGCCTGAGTAATATCCGATATGCCCTGCTTGGCCTGCCATTCTTGATACACATGACCGCCGCGGCGTAAATATTGCGCGGCTTCTGCCAATTGCTGCCCATGATTTCCGCTTGCGCGGTTGATTTGCGCCTGCAAATTCTGCAAATAATCCGCCGCCTGATTGACCTGCCCTTGGCGCAGATTATCGGCAAATCCCGTCAAGGTTTGCAGCGCCTCATTCACTTCTGTCTGCAAGGCTTGACTTTGCTGCGGCGAAATCGTCGCCGCCGGCTTACCCTCTTGCCGGGCGATTTCCTGCTGCGCACCGTTATAAGCGGCGATTAAGACATCCAGCGCGCGCGCCAATTCCTGCGTATCCGTCTGCTGCTGTGCATAAGCGGCACTGCAAAATCCGCAGGCAAGCATTAACCATAAACCTTTCATTGTGCCTCCAAACGCGATTGCAGTTGTTGAATTAAAGCGACATCTTTATGCTCGGCATATTGCTGCGCCAAACGCTGCAATAATTGCAGGGCATCCGCATCTTGTCCGAAATCGCGCTGCATAATTTCCGCTGCCAATACATAATTTTTCACCACATCGTCGTGCTGCGCATGGAGGTGGCTAAAGCCGTTGAGCAGGCGCAAAGCTTCATCGGATTGACGTTCTTCGGCGGCATAATGCGCCAGCGGATAAATCCAGTCGCCGTCCAAATCCGTGACTTCAATCTGCCCTGCCCTGCTGGCGCGCTGATATTCGTCAAAAGCGCGGGCAACCGCCAAATCCGCCAATGCCTCCGCAATCCGCTGACGCGCGGCACGCATTTGCGCACCCTGCGCTTCAATATCGGCAAACTGAGGCGCGACGCCGTTTTTATGTTGATCAAATACCGACATACTTATCCCGCCCGCAGCAAAGCTTGAATATCAATCAAAGCGGCGTTCACACGCGAGATATACGATGCCATGACCAATGAATGATTGGCGGTAAAGCCGAAACCGCGCCCATTTAAAATGATCGGACTCCAAACCGGTTTTTGCGCTTTCTCCAATTCGGCAATGATTTGATCCAAAGAAGCCAAAGCGGTTTTCTGCTCCAGTGTCACGGCAAAATCATGACGGATGGCGCGCAATTGATGCAGCAGCGCCCATGTGTAGCCGCGCGCAAAATAGAAATTGTTATCCACCTTCAAGCGCGGCGTTCGCTCTTGACGCACCGCCACCGTATTCGGCTTGGCGATTGCCTCGCCTGCGGCGCTTTGCGCGACCACCGCATCGCCCACGCTTGCCGACAAACGCTGGGCAATATCACCCAAATTACGCGATATCAAGCCGAAATAATTTGCCAAATTATCCGCACGGGCAAAGAATTGGGCATTATTCGGATTGCCGTCGCTCAACTCCACCGCATATTGGATTAATTTCTGCCGCGCTTTTTCATACTCGTCTTCGGCACTGGGGAACATCCATTTGTCAAAATCGATATTCAGCGCGCCATTAGCCTGCGCCAACATTTCCGGCTGCGTCGACTGCGATTGCGAGCGGCTAAATTCGTCCTTCAACATCAAACTGGTTTGGCGCATCAGCGTCAGCACACCGGCTTCCCATTGCGGGATATTATCCATCAGCACGCCCGGCGGCATCACATCGTTTTTCAAAAATCCGCCCGGTTTGTTCAGCATAATATCTAAAGTTTTGATACTGGTGCCGACCAAATAAGAACCCACCACCGGTTTAGCATCCGCCGGAATGTAAGCCGTCGCCGCCTCTTCGACCGAAAATTCGCTAGGCTCACGGCTCCACCAAAACATCAGTACCAATATCAACGCCAAGAGCGTACCCAACAGCAAAGCAATCCGCCACAGCCAATTATGCGCTTTCCATGCCGCGGGTGTGTACATATGCGCCACACGCTTTGCACCGTCAATCGATTGTTCTTTCAAAGACATAATATTTCCTTATATGCTAAAACTCGTACCGCAGCCGCAAGTGCTCTGCGCCTGCGGATTATCGAAACTAAAACTTTCGTTCAAACCGTTTTTTTTCACATCAATCTGTAAATTCTGCAACAGCGGCAAATCCGCCTCCGCCACCGCCACCTGAAATTCGGGATAAGCGAACACCACATCCTTTTCCGCCAAGCCCTCAATCACTTCGATATCATAGCCATAGCCAGAACAGCCGGAACGCTTCACCGCCACACGCACGCCAATCGCGCCCGCCTGCTTCGCCACAAAGCGGCGCACGCGCTGCTGCGCTGCCTCACTCAAATAAATCATCTCAACTCCTGCAAAAATTGCACCAAACGCTCGATTTCCGCCGCCTGCGTCAAATGCGAAAGACTAATACGGATTGAACGATTCGCTGCCGCCTGCAAACCCATTGCCTGCAAAACATGCGAACCCTCATCTGCTGCCGATTGACAAGCCGAACCTGCCGACAATGCCAATTTCGCCGCATTTGCCGCCGCCAAGACTTCCGCCGCAGGACGCGCCGTATCAATGCTCAAAATATGCGGCAACGCACCGCCCTTTTCAAGAGCAAAATCCCAATCGCGATTACCATTATGTTGCATAACAGCAGGCAGAGCGGCTAATAATTTTTCGGCATAAGCACGCACAAGCGCGCTGCGCGAAGGCAATTCCTGCGCCGACAACTGCACCGCCTGCGCAAAAGCGGCAATCAAAGGCAAGGGCAAAGTGCCGGAACGTCTCGAACGTTCCTGACCGCCGCCATGCAATTGCGCCGCCAGACGCATTTTCGGCATACGCCGCACATACAAAGCCCCGATTCCCTGCGGCGCATAGACTTTATGTCCCGAAAAACTCACCGCATCCGCATCCCAAGCCCGCACATCGACCGCCATTTTGCCCAAAGCCTGCGCCGCATCGACATGCAATTTCGCCCCATAACGATGCGCCAATTGCGCAATCGCCGCCAAAGGCTGCACCACACCGGTTTCATTATTGACCGCCATCACGCTGACCAATGTCGTCGGCTTGGCTTGCAATGCCTGTTCCAGCAATGCCAAATCCAGCAAACCGCTTGTTTGAACGGGCAGAAATTCCACCGCCACACCCGCTGCCGCCAATGCACCGGCAGTATCAATCACAGCTTTATGCTCGCTTTGCAGGCTAATCAGGCGCGGATTTTTCGCCCCCTGATACAGACAGGCGCCTTTTAAAGCCAAATTATCCGCCTCCGTCGCGCCGCTGGTAAACACAATTTCCGCCGCCTGCGCGCCGATTGCCTGTGCAAATTCCTGCCGCGACTGCTCGACAATCCGCTTCGCCGCCAAACCCAAATCATGCGCCGCACCGCTGTTGGCAAAATAACGCTGCGCACACTCTTGAAATCTCGCCAAAACGCGCGCATCCGGCGGCGTGCTGGCACTGTAATCAAAATACGCCCAATCAGTCATGTGCTTTATCCACGGCAGCGCGCAAAGCGCGATTCTCCGCCTCCAACACCTCGATTCTCTGACTAAGCTGCTCAATCGCATTCAATACCGGATCAACCACATCGCCGCCCTGCGCATAGGCTTCAAATTTCTTACATTCTTCTTCGCGGCTCGCCACCACCTTGGCGGGAATACCCACCACCGTGGTATAGGCAGGTACGGGCTTGACCACCACCGCATTCGACCCGATCCGCACATTATCCGCAACCGTAATCGCGCCCAGCACCTTCGCGCCGGCGCCGATAATCACATTATTGCCAATCGTGGGATGGCGTTTGCCCTGTACCAAGGCGGTAGAAGTGCCGCCCAAGGTAACGCCTTGATAAATACTGACATCATCGCCTAATTCCGCCGTCTCGCCAATCACAATGCCCATGCCGTGATCGATAAACAGGCGTCTGCCGGCTTTAACCGCAGGATGAATCTCCACCCCCGTAAACCAGCGGCTCCAGAGCGACAACCAACGCGCCAGCCAATGCCAACCACTATGCCAGATCGCATGCTGCAGGCGATACGCCGCCACCGCCCAAAAACCCGAGTGCAAAGATAAAACCGCCCACACGCTGCGCGTCGCCGGATCGCGCTCAAAAACCGTGCGAAAATCCTCGCGCAATAAATTCCACCAAAGCATAACCGTCCTTAAGATTGATAGCGTTTTGTCACAAAAGGCATATTCACTACCTGCATCGGCAACAATTTGCCACGCACCTGCGCCTGCAATACCGTTCCCGCAGCTGCCGCCTCCGCACTCACCAAACCCATTGCCACCGGCGCATTCACGCTGGGCGCAAAACCGCCGCTCGTTACCTCGCCCACCGCATTGCCCTGCGCATCAAATAAAGGCGTATGCGCGCGTACCGGCAATTTGCCCTCGGGACGCAGCCCCACGCGTTTGCGCGCCGCACCTGTCGCCAATTGCGCCGCCAAA
Encoded proteins:
- a CDS encoding DUF2333 family protein — translated: MSLKEQSIDGAKRVAHMYTPAAWKAHNWLWRIALLLGTLLALILVLMFWWSREPSEFSVEEAATAYIPADAKPVVGSYLVGTSIKTLDIMLNKPGGFLKNDVMPPGVLMDNIPQWEAGVLTLMRQTSLMLKDEFSRSQSQSTQPEMLAQANGALNIDFDKWMFPSAEDEYEKARQKLIQYAVELSDGNPNNAQFFARADNLANYFGLISRNLGDIAQRLSASVGDAVVAQSAAGEAIAKPNTVAVRQERTPRLKVDNNFYFARGYTWALLHQLRAIRHDFAVTLEQKTALASLDQIIAELEKAQKPVWSPIILNGRGFGFTANHSLVMASYISRVNAALIDIQALLRAG
- a CDS encoding HesB/IscA family protein, yielding MIYLSEAAQQRVRRFVAKQAGAIGVRVAVKRSGCSGYGYDIEVIEGLAEKDVVFAYPEFQVAVAEADLPLLQNLQIDVKKNGLNESFSFDNPQAQSTCGCGTSFSI
- a CDS encoding cysteine desulfurase family protein is translated as MTDWAYFDYSASTPPDARVLARFQECAQRYFANSGAAHDLGLAAKRIVEQSRQEFAQAIGAQAAEIVFTSGATEADNLALKGACLYQGAKNPRLISLQSEHKAVIDTAGALAAAGVAVEFLPVQTSGLLDLALLEQALQAKPTTLVSVMAVNNETGVVQPLAAIAQLAHRYGAKLHVDAAQALGKMAVDVRAWDADAVSFSGHKVYAPQGIGALYVRRMPKMRLAAQLHGGGQERSRRSGTLPLPLIAAFAQAVQLSAQELPSRSALVRAYAEKLLAALPAVMQHNGNRDWDFALEKGGALPHILSIDTARPAAEVLAAANAAKLALSAGSACQSAADEGSHVLQAMGLQAAANRSIRISLSHLTQAAEIERLVQFLQELR
- the cysE gene encoding serine O-acetyltransferase codes for the protein MLWWNLLREDFRTVFERDPATRSVWAVLSLHSGFWAVAAYRLQHAIWHSGWHWLARWLSLWSRWFTGVEIHPAVKAGRRLFIDHGMGIVIGETAELGDDVSIYQGVTLGGTSTALVQGKRHPTIGNNVIIGAGAKVLGAITVADNVRIGSNAVVVKPVPAYTTVVGIPAKVVASREEECKKFEAYAQGGDVVDPVLNAIEQLSQRIEVLEAENRALRAAVDKAHD